One stretch of Acidiferrobacterales bacterium DNA includes these proteins:
- a CDS encoding HlyU family transcriptional regulator, with protein MGLFDRILGKGETRSAPQPELEDYEGYQIKPAPLKQQGSYNSAGYIYKADESGTLQEHYFIRADTHTDFETACEHSVFKAKQIINESGDRIFERK; from the coding sequence ATGGGATTATTTGATCGAATACTGGGTAAGGGAGAAACGCGATCTGCTCCCCAACCCGAACTTGAGGACTATGAGGGGTACCAGATAAAACCTGCCCCTCTCAAGCAACAGGGTTCCTACAACTCTGCGGGCTATATCTACAAAGCCGACGAATCCGGTACATTACAAGAACACTATTTCATTCGGGCGGACACACACACTGACTTCGAAACCGCATGTGAACATTCGGTGTTCAAGGCCAAACAGATCATCAACGAGTCAGGCGATCGAATTTTCGAGCGCAAGTGA
- a CDS encoding acyl-CoA mutase large subunit family protein, with product MKNAKVVDLRRDSPEDLWQQEYKRQLPDETPIRNRSGIEIKPLYTPADWNDSRYDEQLGYPGQLPMTRGIYPTMHRGKVWSQRQLIGFGTPEDYNRRLRRLLDAGNTAISLIPCNSVYRGYDIDEVDPKLLGTCGVMVNTVDDMDRCFRDVEIQSLSTAMNDPLPFTLLALVLAVAKRRGVDWARVSGTSNQSDYISHYVANHMFFRLSLEGSRRVLVDHIAFCQKHVPFWNPLSIVGQHMQQAGATPAQAMAFTLATGIQYAEDCIARGMDPNNFLERFTFFFDISMSFFEEIAKCRAGRRIWQKIVRERFNAHNPKTWRFKFHGQTSGVDLTRQEPLNNIARVTVQALAGVFTGLQSLHTDSFDEVLSAPTEEAARIAVATQNIIREEAHCADVIDPLAGSYYVESLTDQMEERIVDIISGIDDAGGMFAAVEKGMIQNWIGQSAMQFQNSVESGEQTVVGVNKYISEADAATAKPLERPSMAAVEKQLHTLRKYKAERNRSDYNRAVSQLQQAAQDETQNVYGAIVEAICSGVTHGEVVHHIRQELGFGQPQTTV from the coding sequence ATGAAAAACGCTAAGGTTGTCGATCTTCGCCGAGATTCACCTGAAGATCTCTGGCAGCAGGAATACAAACGTCAGCTGCCTGACGAAACCCCTATCCGCAATCGTTCCGGAATCGAGATCAAACCTCTATATACCCCAGCTGACTGGAATGACAGTCGGTACGACGAGCAACTTGGATATCCAGGACAGTTGCCGATGACGCGCGGAATTTACCCGACGATGCATCGGGGGAAAGTCTGGAGTCAGCGTCAGTTGATCGGGTTCGGAACACCCGAAGACTATAACCGGCGACTGCGCCGGCTTTTGGATGCCGGCAACACAGCGATCAGTCTGATTCCCTGCAATTCGGTCTATCGTGGCTACGATATTGACGAAGTCGATCCAAAACTGCTCGGCACCTGTGGTGTGATGGTCAATACGGTTGATGACATGGATCGATGCTTTCGTGACGTGGAAATCCAGTCGCTGTCGACAGCCATGAACGATCCGCTGCCGTTCACGTTGCTTGCCCTCGTGTTGGCTGTGGCCAAAAGGCGGGGAGTGGATTGGGCTCGCGTATCGGGTACATCCAACCAGAGCGATTACATTTCGCACTACGTCGCCAATCACATGTTTTTTCGACTCAGCCTGGAAGGATCGCGGCGGGTTTTGGTCGATCACATCGCGTTCTGCCAGAAACATGTCCCATTCTGGAACCCGCTGTCAATTGTCGGGCAGCACATGCAGCAAGCCGGTGCGACGCCCGCGCAAGCCATGGCTTTTACGCTGGCTACGGGCATCCAATATGCGGAAGACTGTATTGCCCGCGGGATGGACCCGAATAACTTTCTGGAGCGATTTACCTTCTTTTTTGACATCTCCATGAGTTTCTTTGAAGAAATCGCAAAATGTCGTGCCGGGCGGCGGATCTGGCAGAAGATCGTCCGCGAACGATTCAATGCCCACAATCCGAAAACATGGCGTTTCAAGTTTCACGGCCAGACATCAGGGGTTGACCTCACCCGTCAGGAACCTCTCAACAATATCGCAAGAGTCACCGTCCAGGCGTTGGCCGGCGTATTCACCGGACTGCAGTCCCTGCACACCGACTCTTTCGACGAGGTGCTGAGCGCGCCGACGGAGGAAGCGGCACGGATTGCGGTCGCGACTCAAAACATTATTCGGGAGGAGGCTCACTGTGCGGACGTGATCGACCCCCTTGCCGGCTCCTACTACGTCGAGTCACTGACCGACCAGATGGAAGAGCGAATTGTGGACATCATCTCAGGCATCGACGATGCCGGTGGTATGTTCGCCGCGGTCGAGAAGGGCATGATCCAAAACTGGATTGGACAGTCGGCAATGCAATTCCAGAATTCGGTCGAAAGCGGCGAGCAGACTGTGGTCGGGGTCAACAAGTACATATCGGAAGCCGATGCGGCGACTGCAAAGCCACTCGAGCGGCCCAGCATGGCAGCGGTTGAGAAACAGCTGCACACACTGCGGAAGTACAAGGCCGAACGCAACCGTTCTGACTACAACAGAGCTGTCAGCCAACTGCAGCAAGCAGCTCAGGATGAGACGCAAAATGTTTACGGTGCGATCGTAGAAGCCATATGCAGCGGTGTCACGCACGGCGAGGTTGTTCATCATATCCGGCAGGAACTGGGATTCGGTCAACCTCAGACCACAGTATGA
- a CDS encoding EamA family transporter yields the protein MYGALLLLAAVTFFYAGYNLLIKISSSHIPVEATSTIAATITLQTAALLVSCVFVAGLLIRGNTILAVPPPALMWAALAGICIGAAEIGYFYLLRGGLSHEPVAASTAIPIIVGGTILIALLLSWLWLRESMNWTKAMGAVTIIAGVALMFVETDS from the coding sequence ATGTACGGGGCTTTGCTATTGCTCGCCGCAGTCACCTTCTTTTATGCTGGATACAACCTCCTGATCAAGATTTCCAGCAGTCACATTCCAGTCGAGGCCACATCGACGATTGCCGCGACCATAACTTTGCAGACTGCCGCACTACTGGTTTCCTGTGTTTTCGTAGCAGGACTCCTGATTCGCGGCAACACAATTCTGGCGGTTCCGCCACCAGCTCTGATGTGGGCAGCACTCGCCGGAATTTGCATCGGAGCGGCCGAAATTGGATATTTCTACCTGTTGCGCGGGGGTTTGAGTCACGAACCGGTCGCAGCAAGCACAGCGATTCCGATCATCGTAGGCGGCACGATTCTCATAGCGCTGCTGCTATCGTGGTTGTGGCTTCGCGAAAGCATGAACTGGACCAAGGCAATGGGTGCCGTTACCATCATCGCCGGTGTGGCCCTCATGTTTGTTGAGACTGACTCCTGA
- a CDS encoding CBS domain-containing protein, translating to MKTISTLIKARGMVWTVTPENTVLEALHVLAERNIGAVPVISGDELVGIFSERDYARRVILQGLASKDTLIADVMTENVQTVNPDDNIEDCMKIVVSKGFRHLPVVEDGELIGVVSANDLLAEVIRSREMQMASLENLLSGAGEIT from the coding sequence ATGAAAACAATTTCGACCTTGATCAAAGCCAGAGGAATGGTCTGGACAGTGACTCCGGAGAATACGGTTCTGGAAGCACTGCATGTGCTGGCCGAAAGAAACATCGGCGCGGTTCCTGTCATCAGCGGAGATGAGCTGGTGGGCATTTTCAGCGAACGAGATTACGCCCGTCGAGTGATCCTGCAGGGATTGGCTTCAAAAGACACCCTGATCGCAGATGTAATGACCGAGAACGTACAGACTGTCAATCCTGATGATAATATCGAAGACTGCATGAAAATTGTCGTCAGCAAGGGTTTCCGCCATCTTCCAGTCGTCGAAGACGGAGAACTCATCGGCGTTGTATCTGCCAATGACCTTTTGGCCGAAGTAATTCGAAGCCGAGAGATGCAGATGGCCAGTCTCGAGAACCTACTGTCAGGGGCGGGCGAAATCACCTGA
- the meaB gene encoding methylmalonyl Co-A mutase-associated GTPase MeaB: MQSSILERLQTGGRKSLARAITIVENNLVGQEEILKAICDKIGNAHVIGVTGPPGVGKSTLIDACIPEIRKLGRTVAVLAVDPSSHVSGGAILGDRVRMARHGHDEGVFIRSVAARGHLGGLTTTALNIINLFDATDWNAIIVETVGTGQSEVEISQLADTVVVVESPGRGDEIQAIKAGLLEIADIVVVNKSDMPEADSTMSDLSQAIALRHAAKSPLLLKTIASGGEGVSELIDRVVRMGDDLKSVDRLESKIGRMRKLVARNVGEALEQAIASSDDEAISQLIGRVLAGEVNADRIARDIMTYVSRNPDFPMSE; this comes from the coding sequence GTGCAATCCTCGATTCTTGAACGACTGCAAACAGGCGGCAGAAAGTCGCTGGCGAGAGCGATCACGATCGTCGAGAACAATCTTGTCGGTCAGGAAGAGATTCTCAAGGCGATCTGCGACAAAATCGGCAATGCCCATGTTATCGGGGTGACCGGTCCGCCAGGTGTTGGCAAGTCAACGCTGATTGATGCCTGCATACCCGAGATTCGCAAACTCGGCAGGACGGTTGCGGTGCTCGCGGTCGACCCTAGCAGCCATGTCAGTGGTGGTGCCATTCTGGGGGATCGCGTTCGAATGGCTCGACACGGGCATGATGAGGGTGTCTTCATCCGTTCGGTGGCAGCCCGCGGTCACCTTGGCGGGCTCACCACTACAGCACTGAACATCATCAATCTATTTGACGCCACTGATTGGAATGCGATTATTGTTGAAACCGTCGGGACAGGCCAGTCCGAAGTCGAAATATCGCAACTGGCTGATACGGTCGTCGTCGTCGAGTCTCCCGGACGCGGTGATGAGATTCAGGCGATCAAGGCTGGACTGCTGGAAATCGCGGATATTGTGGTAGTCAACAAATCAGACATGCCTGAAGCCGACTCGACCATGAGTGATCTGAGTCAGGCAATAGCCCTGCGTCATGCCGCTAAGTCACCGTTGTTGCTGAAAACCATCGCATCCGGCGGCGAGGGCGTATCGGAACTGATCGATCGTGTGGTCCGGATGGGTGACGATCTCAAAAGCGTCGACCGGCTGGAGTCAAAAATCGGAAGAATGCGCAAACTGGTTGCCCGGAATGTTGGCGAAGCTTTGGAACAGGCAATTGCAAGTTCTGATGACGAAGCAATCTCGCAGTTGATTGGACGTGTACTCGCCGGTGAAGTCAATGCCGACCGGATTGCCCGCGACATCATGACCTACGTCAGTCGAAACCCCGATTTCCCGATGAGTGAGTAG
- a CDS encoding TlpA disulfide reductase family protein, translating to MQLKHLMPKWKHIAIVLVLVTLTHTANSQDVSQIENLNSVEPVAAPEFDSAQWINNPSADDEFLKGKVLVVNFWATWCPPCVHELPTIQKLWASLDRNDFEVVAVNVGETQATVKNFLNNFDPSLEFAIVLDPDLKFYKSWNVRPIPTTYIVDRSYHQRYRGLGEFDFVSEQMKSLVQQLIEE from the coding sequence ATGCAGCTGAAACACCTCATGCCCAAATGGAAGCACATCGCGATTGTGCTCGTTTTGGTGACTTTGACCCACACCGCGAATTCCCAGGACGTATCGCAGATTGAGAATCTGAATTCGGTCGAGCCGGTGGCGGCACCGGAATTTGACAGTGCACAGTGGATCAATAATCCTTCCGCGGACGATGAGTTCCTCAAAGGGAAAGTGTTGGTAGTGAATTTTTGGGCCACTTGGTGTCCACCCTGCGTCCATGAACTGCCGACGATTCAGAAATTGTGGGCTTCACTGGACCGCAACGACTTTGAGGTTGTCGCGGTCAACGTCGGCGAAACACAGGCGACCGTCAAGAATTTCCTTAACAATTTTGATCCGAGCCTGGAGTTTGCCATCGTATTGGATCCCGATCTCAAGTTCTACAAAAGCTGGAACGTGCGCCCGATTCCGACTACATACATCGTTGACCGCAGTTACCATCAGCGATATAGGGGGTTGGGCGAGTTTGATTTTGTTTCTGAACAAATGAAGTCGCTTGTCCAGCAACTGATTGAGGAATGA
- a CDS encoding cobalamin-dependent protein (Presence of a B(12) (cobalamin)-binding domain implies dependence on cobalamin itself, in one of its several forms, or in some unusual lineages, dependence on a cobalamin-like analog.) produces MSLPQDYRPKIIVTKIGLDGHDRGSRIIATMLRDAGMEVVYTPPWQSISDVVRLAEDEDADVIGISSLATDHLLIPDLLDALRKSELEHIGVIVGGIIPEDDEVELIELGVRRVFHPGSSLTEISSYVRALAFEVRTGSLKKWEIQNHEKR; encoded by the coding sequence ATGTCACTACCACAAGACTATCGCCCCAAGATAATTGTTACCAAAATCGGACTGGATGGACATGACCGGGGAAGCCGGATCATTGCCACCATGTTACGGGACGCAGGCATGGAGGTTGTATACACGCCACCCTGGCAATCCATATCCGACGTTGTAAGACTTGCCGAGGATGAGGATGCCGACGTCATCGGGATCAGCAGTCTGGCGACCGATCACCTGCTGATTCCAGACCTGCTTGATGCGCTGCGCAAGTCCGAGCTGGAACATATCGGAGTCATTGTCGGTGGTATCATTCCGGAAGATGATGAGGTTGAACTGATTGAGCTGGGTGTTCGCCGGGTTTTCCATCCGGGAAGCAGCCTGACAGAAATTTCTAGTTATGTGCGGGCACTCGCGTTTGAGGTACGCACCGGGAGTCTGAAGAAATGGGAGATCCAGAATCATGAAAAACGCTAA